Proteins encoded together in one Carya illinoinensis cultivar Pawnee chromosome 3, C.illinoinensisPawnee_v1, whole genome shotgun sequence window:
- the LOC122305555 gene encoding transcription factor PRE6-like, whose amino-acid sequence MSSRRSTQSGTSRITDDQIIELVSKLRQLVPEIRNRRSDKVPASKVLQETCNYIRSLHREVDDLSERLSQLLATIDADSAEASIIRSLIAQ is encoded by the exons ATGTCTAGCAGAAGGTCGACGCAGTCGGGGACTTCGAGGATCACAGATGACCAAATCATCGAGCTCGTTTCCAAGTTACGCCAACTTGTTCCTGAGATTCGCAATAGGCGCTCTGACAAG GTACCTGCGTCTAAGGTTCTACAAGAGACCTGCAACTACATCAGAAGCTTGCACAGAGAGGTGGATGACCTGAGCGAGCGACTGTCCCAGCTTTTGGCTACAATTGATGCTGACAGCGCCGAGGCTTCGATAATAAGGAGTTTAATTGCGCAATGA